In Prunus dulcis chromosome 2, ALMONDv2, whole genome shotgun sequence, a single genomic region encodes these proteins:
- the LOC117618027 gene encoding MDIS1-interacting receptor like kinase 2-like — protein MYGEIMKSTNGFDVLYCIAKGGQGSVYKVFSSPNIAFASSLEVEALLKWKASFQNQTKNNLTSWAYHPKVNTIPCNVWTGISCNTAASVNRINLTNSGIQGTLYEFPFLSLPNLEYIDLSLNQLFGAIPSQISSLSKLIYFDLSYNQLSGRIPPEIGLLNNLQALHLNTNQLNGSIPQEIGNLKSLVELCIDDNHLSGPIPSSLGDLTNLTLLYLFKNNLSGTIPKEIGNLKSIVELELSQNQFNGSIPTSLGDLSNLEILFLRDNQLSGSIPQEIENLMKLTVLELDTNNFSGYLPQNICQGGSLQKFTVNSNHFIGTIPKGLQNCKSLVRVRLEGNQLTGNISENFGAYPNLHFIDLSHNNLHGEISQLWGQCPQLATLRIVGNNLTGSIPPEISHATQIHVLDLSSNSLVGVIPKDFGRLTSLVNLMLNGNQLWGPIPSEFGSLTDIEYLDLSTNKFNESIPGTLGNLLKLNYLNLRNNKFSQEIPFQLGKLVHLSQLDLSHNSLGGKIPSELMSSMQSLEKLNLSYNNLTGLIPTTFDEMHGLYDIDISYNQLQGPIPNNKAFQNALMEGNNGLCGNVGGLKPCNNSVEHKHTSRKAFLIIFPILGTLLLAFLAFVLIGRRRSRRKQEQEIEQMHESFFSITNFDGRKMYGEIMEATNGFDVVHCIGKGGQGSVYKAKLPSGSIVAVKKFHRTLDGEEASRKEFFNEIRALTQIRHRNIVKFLGFCSSSHHSFLAYEYLEKGNLAAILSNEHEAKKLDWSTRVRIVKGVAHALCYMHHDCAPPIVHRDITSSNILLHCDYEPCVSDFGTAKLLNPDSSNWTALVGTYGYVAPELAYTMKVTEKCDVYSFGVLALEVIIGKQLGNFVSSFSFPSTTYANIFLKDVLDQSLPPPTPQLQDELITIARLSIACRHSHPQSRPTMHMVSQALSFPTASSNRRSNDITLEQLIMI, from the exons ATGTATGGAGAAATCATGAAATCAACCAATGGTTTCGATGTCCTCTATTGCATCGCCAAGGGAGGTCAGGGAAGTGTGTACAAG GTGTTCTCATCACCAAACAttgcttttgcttcttctcttgAAGTAGAGGCTCTTCTCAAATGGAAAGCTAGctttcaaaatcaaaccaagaATAATCTGACCTCATGGGCTTACCATCCAAAAGTAAATACAATCCCATGCAACGTTTGGACTGGTATTTCATGCAACACTGCTGCAAGTGTCAACAGGATCAACCTCACCAATTCTGGGATACAAGGTACGCTATATGAATTTCCATTCCTGTCCCTCCCTAATCTCGAATACATTGACCTCAGCTTGAACCAACTCTTTGGTGCCATCCCATCTCAGATAAGTTCCCTCTCCAAACTCATCTATTTTGACCTTTCTTATAATCAGTTGTCTGGGAGAATCCCACCAGAAATTGGTCTTCTAAATAATCTTCAAGCCCTGCACCTAAATACGAACCAATTAAATGGCTCAATTCCTCAAGAAATAGGAAATTTGAAGTCTCTAGTGGAATTATGCATTGATGATAACCATCTATCCGGTCCAATCCCGTCATCATTAGGTGATCTAACAAACCTTACCCTTCTCTATCTCTTTAAAAATAATCTTTCTGGCACAATTCCAAAAGAGATAGGGAATTTGAAATCTATTGTGGAGCTAGAGTTGAGCCAGAATCAATTCAATGGTTCCATCCCCACTTCACTTGGTGACTTGAGCAACCTAGAAATCTTATTCCTACGCGATAACCAACTTTCTGGCTCCATCCCCCAAGAGATTGAGAATCTCATGAAGTTGACTGTGCTGGAACTCGACACTAACAATTTTTCTGGTTATTTGCCACAAAATATTTGCCAAGGCGGATCACTACAAAAGTTTACGGTAAACTCCAACCATTTCATAGGTACAATCCCCAAAGGTTTGCAAAATTGCAAGAGCTTAGTGAGGGTTCGTCTTGAAGGGAACCAACTAACGGGCAATATATCTGAAAACTTTGGTGCCTATCCAAATCTTCATTTTATTGACCTGAGCCACAATAACTTGCACGGTGAAATCTCACAGCTCTGGGGACAGTGCCCGCAATTAGCAACACTACGAATTGTGGGGAACAACCTTACTGGTAGTATACCACCTGAGATTAGCCATGCAACCCAAATTCATGTATTGGATCTTTCTTCCAATAGTTTAGTAGGGGTGATTCCCAAGGACTTTGGGAGATTGACTTCTTTGGTGAATTTGATGTTGAATGGAAATCAACTTTGGGGTCCTATACCCTCAGAATTTGGATCACTGACTGATATTGAATATCTTGACTTGTCCACCAACAAATTCAATGAGTCAATTCCAGGCACTTTAGGCAACTTGCTCAAATTAAActatttgaatttgagaaaCAACAAGTTCAGTCAAGAAATTCCATTTCAGTTGGGGAAGTTAGTTCATCTGTCCCAACTTGATCTAAGTCATAACTCACTTGGGGGTAAGATACCATCAGAACTGATGAGCAGTATGCAAAGCTTGGAGAAGTTGAATCTTTCCTACAATAATCTTACAGGTCTCATTCCAACAACTTTTGATGAAATGCATGGCCTGTATGACATCGACATATCCTACAATCAACTGCAGGGTCCAATCCCCAACAACAAAGCATTTCAAAATGCTCTAATGGAAGGGAATAATGGATTGTGTGGCAACGTTGGAGGACTAAAACCCTGCAATAATTCTGTGGAGCATAAGCATACCTCAAGGAAGGCGTTCTTAATCATTTTCCCTATCTTGGGAACACTATTACTTGCTTTCCTGGCTTTTGTTTtgattggaagaagaagaagtagaagaaaGCAAGAACAGGAAATCGAACAGATGCATGAAAGTTTTTTCTCAATAACTAATTTTGACGGAAGAAAAATGTACGGAGAAATCATGGAAGCAACCAATGGTTTTGATGTCGTCCATTGCATCGGGAAGGGAGGACAGGGAAGTGTCTACAAGGCAAAGCTCCCATCAGGCAGCATTGTTGCAGTGAAGAAATTCCATAGAACACTTGATGGTGAGGAGGCATCTCGGAAGGAGTTCTTTAATGAAATAAGGGCCTTAACTCAGATACGACACCGAAACATTGTGAAGTTTCTTGGCTTTTGTTCAAGTTCCCATCACTCGTTTTTGGCCTATGAGTATCTGGAAAAAGGTAACTTGGCAGCAATCTTGAGCAACGAGCATGAAGCTAAAAAGTTGGACTGGAGTACAAGGGTGAGAATCGTAAAGGGTGTAGCTCATGCTTTGTGTTATATGCATCATGATTGTGCGCCACCTATCGTGCATCGAGACATAACAAGCAGCAACATTTTGCTGCATTGTGACTATGAGCCTTGCGTTTCGGACTTTGGCACTGCTAAGCTTTTGAATCCAGACTCGTCGAATTGGACTGCTCTTGTAGGCACATATGGATATGTAGCACCag AGCTGGCTTACACAATGAAGGTAACAGAAAAATGTGATGTTTATAGCTTTGGAGTGCTGGCACTGGAAGTGATTATAGGAAAGCAGCTAGGCAATTTCGTCTCCTCCTTTTCGTTTCCATCCACCACCTATGCAAACATATTTCTCAAGGATGTGTTGGACCAAAGCCTTCCACCTCCTACACCTCAACTTCAAGATGAACTCATAACCATTGCAAGGCTATCAATTGCATGCAGACATTCCCATCCACAATCGAGGCCAACAATGCACATGGTTTCTCAGGCTTTATCGTTCCCAACTGCTTCTTCCAATAGAAGATCAAATGATATTACCCTTGAACAACTCATTATGATCTGA